In Fusarium fujikuroi IMI 58289 draft genome, chromosome FFUJ_chr02, the genomic stretch AGAACTCAGCAGTATGGACATACAGGGTCCCAGGACCAAGGAGTTGTTCGACCACTGGGTCAATGTTTTGCCCGGTCAAGGATGCCGGAATATCAGGACAGATGAAGCTGTATTTATTGCATTAGCAACATTGAGAGGTATTTGGAATTCTAGTTAGTTTACTGGTATAGCGAACGATACCCTTATTAAGCTTCCCCCTTCATTATCTGACAACAAAAAAGTATATCAAATGCTCATGATACATACAAAGCCAAAGTGTCTGCAAATGTACTGTTGTTGTCACTAGCCGGAGCCAAATCCATCCCATCTCGGTGCACCATGATCCTGGTGCCCACTGTAGTCAATCCTAGAAACCTCGTTCCGGGGTTCAACCCTTGAATGCTCAAACTTCTTGCTTGGCAGAATCCTGGAGATTTGTTGCTAGCACAGGTATCGTTATAGTTCGTAGAAAAAAGAATACAACCCTGCCCCATATACGGCAACATTGCTGGAGTTGAGAATCCTCATGCCCCATCCCATATTGCATCCTGGATCAGGGTCGTTCTGGCAGTCTTGCTGAAAGTTTGGATCGTTCAGTGCTGGCACAAGAGGGAATGGGTATTGAGCCACGGGCATGGGTTGAAAGTAAGCCTGCTCTGTCTGTGCGTGGCCAATGTAAACGTCTCTGGTGTTGGCGAGCTGGTATTGATACAGAACATGGTGTTCTGAACCAGACGCACTGAGCCAGATGCGGCCTCTTTGTGCCTCCACAAGAACTCCTCTTCCTGCAAAGATAGAAACACGTTGGTATTTTTGATCCTCAAGATCGTGATCTGCGACCCAAAACCAGCAATTTTCTGTGAATAGACCCCCAGCGAAAGCCGTTACGTGAAAGCTCATGTAAGCTGCCAGACATCTCGGGTTAACCGTGTTTGTCCCTTTGATAGCAGGGCAGTCTGGAGCTTGAAGATAGGTCCCAGCAAAACCTCCAATTCGAGTGTGTATATCCCACATGCCTGAGGGGGCACCAGGAGCGAACAAATTATACTGAATTAGGATCGCACCTGCTGTTGACCCACGGGTTGATACAATTGTATCCGACCACTCTATTTGGCCAACATCACCAGGGCGGCCAACTTGGACGACAGGTCGAGGTTTGCTCAAGTCCCCAAAGTTGGGTCCTGTCCCCATGATGATCGATGCCAAGGCTTCACCCACAATTCTGGCATTTGGTGGGATGTATACAGTGTCTGAAACCATGTAGTATCCTGCGTCGAGATACGCGATGAGCCCTTTTTCCGCCGTGTACTGCAATAAGGCATTGAGTGCCTGGGTATCGTCATGTGATGCGTCACCATATGCACCATTTGCTtttgctgagatgaaggaaCTGCCTGGAACTTGCTCGTATTGAGGCTTTGATCGCTCGTAGTAGATATTACGATCAAGGAGATTTTGACTCCGAGTGAAAGGAAGTGGATAAAGGGCCGTCGCATCGAATGTGCCCTCCATGTTCGCGTAGTGCCCCTGATTCTGTTAGCAATGTTCACAGTTCCGCGAGTTGGCCTACCATCAGGAAAACAGCGCTGTCTATTGGTGCTATAGCAGAGCGTGCCAGATCAATACCTTCGGGGCCCATGAGAATGCTGTTCACATTCTGAAGCTTGACGTTTTCCATCGCCAAAGATGCTGCGCTGCTGATACTCTGTGAGCTGTTGCGTGTTGTAGCGATAGCCacatcaacattctcaaACCAACTGTCAAGAATCGTGATAGAGCCAACACCGAACGATGAATCGTCCATCTTGATGCCCATTCGACAGTTCTTAAACACTGTACTCTTGAAAGTCCACCCCCAGTCCCAGGTCATCCATATCGCGACATCGGCATTGGAGAACCAGAGGTTGCGTGCTGTAAATTGCTGATTACCCAAAACTGTGGCATTTCCCCCAccaaagaaataaagatCATTGAGAAGCCCCCCTGATCCTTCTTCAATGAGGAGACCTGTGTGTTGATTTCCAGGAACGGTCGACAGTTGGAACACAcagttggtgatggctgTTGCCTGAGATGACGGCCAGTGTATACCCACAGCAGGAAAGTCTGGGGGAAGGGCAGTTG encodes the following:
- a CDS encoding related to beta-1,3 exoglucanase precursor — translated: MKFLLLFLFTLLGSAEARYWLEGIEHRGSAPYYPDKLYPVFRNVKDFGAVGDGVADDTAAINAAISEGVRCIPGVCKGSTISPATVYIPAGTYLISNSLIDLYYTQIIGDPTNRPVIKASASFSKQSFGLIDGNPYLSTGSLAWNSTNVFFRQIRNLVLDTTALPPDFPAVGIHWPSSQATAITNCVFQLSTVPGNQHTGLLIEEGSGGLLNDLYFFGGGNATVLGNQQFTARNLWFSNADVAIWMTWDWGWTFKSTVFKNCRMGIKMDDSSFGVGSITILDSWFENVDVAIATTRNSSQSISSAASLAMENVKLQNVNSILMGPEGIDLARSAIAPIDSAVFLMGHYANMEGTFDATALYPLPFTRSQNLLDRNIYYERSKPQYEQVPGSSFISAKANGAYGDASHDDTQALNALLQYTAEKGLIAYLDAGYYMVSDTVYIPPNARIVGEALASIIMGTGPNFGDLSKPRPVVQVGRPGDVGQIEWSDTIVSTRGSTAGAILIQYNLFAPGAPSGMWDIHTRIGGFAGTYLQAPDCPAIKGTNTVNPRCLAAYMSFHVTAFAGGLFTENCWFWVADHDLEDQKYQRVSIFAGRGVLVEAQRGRIWLSASGSEHHVLYQYQLANTRDVYIGHAQTEQAYFQPMPVAQYPFPLVPALNDPNFQQDCQNDPDPGCNMGWGMRILNSSNVAVYGAGLILPSKKFEHSRVEPRNEVSRIDYSGHQDHGAPRWDGFGSG